AATCGTTCAAAAAAATTGTCGGCCTCACTCCTACCGGGTTCCGCAACGCTTATGCCAAGCGCCTGCTGTTCTACGAATGAGCATGAGCGCATCCGTCAGCTCCAGCCTCTTCTTCGCTCCCTCCACAGCCCTTCCAGAGACTAACGATTTCTCTGAATAGGCTGTGGATATTTTTTTTGGGAGCATAATGAACTTTCCGGGCTGCTACGCACTCTTATCTGTGAAAGGGGTGAGCACATGAATATAAGCCGTCTTGTCAGAGCCGCACAGCGCGGCAACAAAGAAGCATTGTTAGAACTAATCCTAGTCGAACAGGACGCTTATTATCGTCTTGCCTATAGCTACATGAGGAATGAGCATGACGCGATGGATGTAATGGAGGATATGATCGTCACTCTCTATGAGAAGCTTGCGCAACTGAAGAAGCGCGAGGCCTTCTACAGCTGGAGCAAAACCATTCTGGTCAACCGCTGCAAAACAGTCCTCCGCAACCAGAACCGGTTCGTTCCCCTGGAGGAGAACGAGGTGCTGGAGCCTTCCCTTGAGGCATGGACTGCAGATAACCCGTACCGCTATACCGAGTCCGAAATGGATCTGTCCGTTCTGCTCGCGCAGCTGAATCCCCGGCAGCGGGAAGCGATTGAGCTGCGTTATGTCCACGATCTGCCGTATCAGACCATAGCGGATATTACGGAAGCGCCAGTCGGCACGATCAAGTCCAGAATCTCGCAGGGAATACAGAAGCTAAAAGCTATGATTGGAGGTGACCGTTATGAGAACGATCGAGGAGAGATTACAGGAGCATCAGCAGACCATGACGCCGTCAGAACTTGAAGGCAGATTGCGGAAGGCGCTGGAGCAGGCTCCGGTTAGACGGAAATCACGGGCTGGACGGGCACGGACCTGGGCCGCCACAGCTGCCGCAGCTATGGTACTGACGGTAGGGGTCTATCAGTATCCGGTATTGGCTTATTACGGCGGAAAGCTGTTCAGTCAAAGTGATCTGAGTACACTGAACTTTGCTGAAGTGGTTAAGCAGGGCTACGGACAAACGGTCAACCAAAGTGAAACCCTTAAGGACGGGACCATCTTCACGGTCAAAGATGTGATCGCAGACGACAATAACCTGCTGATGCATTACAGTATACAGTATCCGCCCGGCCAGGTGTTTAAGGAGACGGACTTCTCCAATTACTCCTTCAGCAATATTAAAGGCTTGTTTACGGACTCTGCTCCTACCGGAGGCAGCGGAGATTTCAACCCGGACAAGACAGGGTTCGAAGGAGTATACAAATTTGAGCCGGTCAGCCCTTTCTCCAGGAAGTTGACTGTGAATCTCATTGCAAAGCTGACCACCGGAGAAAGAATTCAATTTCCCG
The window above is part of the Paenibacillus sp. FSL H8-0048 genome. Proteins encoded here:
- a CDS encoding sigma-70 family RNA polymerase sigma factor, giving the protein MNISRLVRAAQRGNKEALLELILVEQDAYYRLAYSYMRNEHDAMDVMEDMIVTLYEKLAQLKKREAFYSWSKTILVNRCKTVLRNQNRFVPLEENEVLEPSLEAWTADNPYRYTESEMDLSVLLAQLNPRQREAIELRYVHDLPYQTIADITEAPVGTIKSRISQGIQKLKAMIGGDRYENDRGEITGASADHDAVRT